The following are encoded in a window of Sphaeramia orbicularis chromosome 20, fSphaOr1.1, whole genome shotgun sequence genomic DNA:
- the scrib gene encoding protein scribble homolog isoform X2: MLKCIPLWRCNRHVESVDKRHCNLQTVPDEIFRYSRSLEELLLDANQLKELPKPFFRLLNLRKLGLSDNEIQRLPPEVANFMQLVELDISRNDIPEIPESIKFCRALEIADFSGNPLSRLPDGFTQLRTLAHLALNDVSLQDLPTDIGNLANLVTLELRENLLKSLPSSLSFLVKLEQLDLGSNELEVLPDTLGALPNLRELWLDRNQLSSLPPELGNLRRLVCLDVSENRLEELPSELNGLLALTDLLLTQNLLEVIPDSIGCLKQLSILKVDQNRLAHLTDSIGECENLTELVLTENLLQSLPRSLGKLKKLTNLNVDRNRLGSVPKELGGCASLNVLSLRDNRLGKLPAELADATELHVLDVAGNRLQNLPFALTNLNLKAMWLAENQSQPMLKFQTEDDERTGEKVLTCYLLPQQPSPSLENLLQNSVDDSWTDSNLNRVSVIQFQEETKAEEEDDEAAAERRGLQRRATPHPSELKVMKKVIEERRNEAYTSKPDGEEEYPESQEKRLSDLSNQSHDSHVSNSTLSATSHEERHDVTVTSHREDLVDGHCPQEEEELDEMEVEYIEPTVHFAEEPIIRGGDEDDEEDGEDGERSDEEDERPAFPAEKQRLIRKDTPHYKKHFKITKLPKPEAVAALLQGFSPDGISSPTQAADNDQDEDEEEPLIGTPLHNQRMEELEDSRNQVNSSQVKGVSFDQVNNLLIEPARIEEEEHTLTILRQTGGLGISIAGGKGSTPYKGDDEGIFISRVSEEGPAARAGVKVGDKLLEVNGVDLHEAEHHTAVEALRSSGVSVSMTVLRERMVEPENAITTTPLRPEDDYFPRERRSSGLAFNMESSPSGPRQRLSTCLIRNDKGLGFSIAGGKGSTPYRTGDTGIYISRIAEGGAAHRDSTLHVGDRVISINGVDMTEARHDQAVALLTGTSPTIALLVERDLNAPGGSPGLSRARAHSPPPPEPSDSPDQEDGLHGNHLGRMEDEYPIEEVTLVKSGGPLGLSIVGGSDHASHPFGINEPGVFISKVIPHGLACQSGLRVGDRILEVNAIDLRHATHQEAVRALLANKQEIRMLVRRDPSPPGMQEIVIQKQPGEKLGISIRGGAKGHAGNPFDATDEGIFISKVSSSGAAARDGRLDVGMRILEVNNHSLLGMTHTEAVRVLRAVGDSLVMLVCDGFDPQKVAAVEASPGIIANPFATGIVRKNSMESISSIDRDLSPEEMDIIQKESEMVRETSQWEREEMEKVERMRLEREEATRLLEEETENIGPGPLKLDYKTLAALPTTSLQKVNRAPSSDYTRTDSPIREAPYSPTIQPANIHHTPSPTGRDNISSSTRPGAIQPLGRVRPSTSPATPDGHSPNPFQHGPSPFNSQTSDLYGARNNFHPQPSPEPELNNEVFDENVEGQEGAGMGLTGKVSPRPSLSSDRREYMSLAAVPRVSRPSLDLQSPSPAGKDSPEQRSFRDRQKYFEIDVKQQTPEKPKPRVSLVGEDDLKKMREEEERKFEQRAREYLLDEDDEDEEEDLAKQVAQMKATGKVLLDGVEYKVEPVSSPSQHCSTPPSYNVTPPSYCGSSGPSSVDGKGDSQRNSLEDSFRLEQRPNSMTGLIPVYPGESTAPIRTAKAERRHQERLRMQSPELAVALDKDLSPAEKRALEAEKRAMWRAARMKSLEQDALKAQMVIAKSRDGKKRGTLDQLTESPSPAPTPSPTPMEELSPRGLTSPGRLSLSSKKFDYRQFAAIPSSKPVYDIQSPDTADDMQFIDDGSSNPGPAASLEVEVPTQLPTTSALEEMALYSNKRKLRQGRRSLETAVPT, encoded by the exons GTCACTCTCTTTCCTGGTGAAACTGGAACAGCTGGACCTGGGCAGCAATGAACTGGAAGTTTTG CCGGACACCCTCGGTGCTCTGCCCAACCTGAGGGAGCTGTGGCTGGACCGTAACCAGTTGTCCTCACTACCACCA GAGCTGGGAAATCTCCGGAGACTGGTATGTCTGGATGTGTCAGAGAATCGACTAGAGGAGCTTCCATCAGAGCTAAATGGCCTTTTAGCTCTCACTGACCTGCTGCTCACACAGAACCTGCTGGAAGTCATACCAGACAGCATAG GCTGCCTGAAACAGCTGTCCATTCTGAAGGTGGACCAGAATAGACTGGCCCACCTGACTGACTCAATAGGAGAGTGTGAAAACCTCACAGAACTGGTCCTGACAGAAAACCTTTTACAG TCACTTCCTCGCTCGCTGGGCAAGTTGAAGAAGCTGACCAACCTGAATGTAGACCGCAACCGATTAGGCAGTGTTCCCAAAGAGCTTGGCGGCTGTGCCAGCCTCAACGTTCTCTCATTGAGAGATAACCGCCTGGGCAAATTGCCTGCTGAGCTTGCAGATGCCACTGAATTGCATGTATTAGACGTGGCTGGGAACAG ATTACAAAACTTGCCTTTCGCCCTGACAAACCTCAATCTGAAGGCCATGTGGCTCGCAGAAAATCAGTCACAGCCAATGCTCAAGTTCCAGACAGAGGACGATGAACGTACAGGAGAGAAGGTTTTAACATGCTACTTATTGCCCCAACAACCTTCTCCAAGCCTTG AGAACTTGTTGCAGAACAGTGTGGATGACAGCTGGACAGACAGCAACCTGAACAGAGTATCAGTCATTCAGTTCCAGGAGGAGACCAAagctgaggaggaggatgatgaagcTGCAGCAGAGCGCAGA GGCCTTCAACGCAGAGCCACACCACACCCCAGTGAGCTGAAGGTGATGAAGAAGGTGatcgaggagaggagaaatgaagcCTACACCTCCAAACCTGATGGAGAAGAGGAGTATCCTGAGTCACAG GAGAAACGGCTCAGTGATCTGTCCAATCAGAGCCACGACTCCCATGTGTCCAACAGCACACTGTCTGCCACCTCACATGAGGAAAGGCACGATGTGACCGTTACCTCACACAGGGAGGACCTAGTGGATGGGCATTGTCctcaggaggaggaagagctggATGAGATGGAAGTGGAGTACATTGAG CCCACTGTGCACTTTGCAGAAGAGCCCATCATTCGTGGTGGGGATGAGGATGACGAAGAGGATGGGGAAGACGGGGAAAGGAGCGATGAGGAAGATGAGAGGCCAGCTTTTCCTGCAGAAAAGCAGCGCCTCATAAGGAAAGACACGCCACACTACAAGAAGCACTTCAAGATCACCAAGCTGCCCAAGCCTGAGGCGGTGGCTGCACTGCTGCAGGGCTTCAGCCCCGACGGCATCAGTTCACCAACTCAGGCTGCTGACAATGACCAGGACGAGGACGAGGAAGAGCCATTAATCGGCACCCCTCTGCACAATCAGAGaatggaggagctggaagacagTAGGAACCAAGTCAACTCCAGCCAAGTCAAG GGGGTGTCATTTGATCAAGTCAATAATCTGCTGATTGAACCTGCTCGAATTGAGGAGGAAGAG CACACCCTGACGATCCTACGGCAAACGGGCGGTCTCGGAATCAGCATCGCTGGAGGGAAGGGATCCACGCCTTACAAGGGGGATGATGAG GGGATCTTCATCTCCAGGGTATCTGAAGAGGGTCCTGCAGCCAGAGCCGGAGTTAAAGTGGGAGACAAACTCCTAGAG GTGAATGGAGTAGACCTCCACGAggcagaacatcacacagcagtGGAAGCGCTTCGTAGTTCTGGGGTCAGTGTTTCCATGACGGTGCTGCGGGAGCGGATGGTGGAGCCGGAAAACGCCATCACCACCACACCACTCAGACCAGAGGACGACTACTTCCCGCGGGAGAGGCGGAGCAGCGGCCTCGCCTTCAACATGGAGAGCAGCCCCAGCGGACCCCGGCAGCGCCTGTCCACCTGCCTGATCCGCAACGACAAGGGGCTGGGCTTCAGCATCGCAGGGGGCAAAGGCTCCACGCCGTACCGCACTGGAGATACG GGAATCTACATCTCTCGCATTGCAGAAGGTGGAGCAGCGCACAGAGACAGCACACTGCATGTTGGCGACAGGGTGATATCT ATCAATGGTGTAGACATGACAGAGGCCAGGCATGACCAGGCAGTAGCGCTCCTTACCGGCACCTCCCCCACCATCGCCCTCCTGGTGGAGCGAGACCTGAATGCCCCAGGTGGCTCTCCAGGTCTGTCTCGGGCACGAGCCCACTCCCCTCCACCCCCAGAGCCCTCAGATTCTCCAGACCAGGAGGACGGTCTTCACGGGAACCACCTGGGTCGAATGGAGGACGAGTATCCAATTGAG GAAGTGACCTTGGTGAAGTCAGGTGGCCCTCTGGGCCTGAGCATTGTGGGAGGCAGTGACCACGCCAGTCACCCATTTGGCATCAACGAACCCGGCGTGTTCATCTCAAAG GTGATTCCTCATGGTCTGGCGTGTCAAAGTGGGTTGCGTGTCGGCGACCGAATATTAGAAGTGAATGCCATTGACCTGCGCCATGCTACACATCAGGAAGCTGTGCGCGCCCTACTGGCTAACAAACAGGAGATTCGTATGTTAGTACGGAGGGACCCCTCACCACCAGGCATGCAG GAAATTGTCATTCAGAAACAGCCAGGGGAGAAACTAGGCATCAGTATTCGGGGAGGGGCCAAGGGACATGCAGGAAATCCGTTTGATGCCACAGATGAGGGCATCTTCATCTCCAAG GTGAGTTCGAGCGGTGCAGCTGCACGCGACGGCCGACTGGATGTTGGGATGCGTATCCTGGAGGTGAACAACCACAGCCTGCTGGGGATGACTCACACAGAGGCGGTCCGAGTCCTTCGTGCGGTGGGAGACTCCCTGGTCATGCTGGTGTGTGATGGTTTTGACCCTCAAAAAGTGGCCGCTGTGGAG GCATCTCCTGGCATTATTGCCAACCCCTTTGCCACAGGTATCGTCCGAAAGAACAGTATGGAGAGTATCTCTTCTATAGACCGAGACCTGAGCCCCGAGGAAATGGACATCATACAGAAG GAGTCTGAGATGGTGAGAGAGACATCACAGTGGGAGCGAGAAGAGATGGAGAAAGTG GAGCGTATGCGTTTGGAGCGTGAGGAGGCAACTCGCCTGCTAGAAGAGGAGACCGAG AACATTGGACCTGGACCTCTAAAGCTTGACTACAAAACCCTGGCTGCTCTGCCTACCACCAGTCTGCAGAAAGTCAACAGG GCACCTTCCTCTGATTATACCAGGACTGACAGCCCAATCAGGGAAGCCCCTTACTCTCCAACAATCCAACCG GCAAACATTCACCACACCCCCTCTCCCACCGGCAGGGACAACATTTCATCATCA ACACGACCGGGTGCCATCCAGCCACTTGGCCGTGTGCGGCCAAGTACCTCCCCTGCCACTCCAGATGGCCACAGTCCTAACCCCTTCCAGCATGGCCCCTCCCCCTTCAACTCCCAGACCTCT GACTTGTATGGTGCAAGGAACAATTTTCACCCCCAACCTTCTCCAGAG CCTGAGCTGAACAACGAGGTGTTTGATGAAAACGTAGAAGGTCAGGAGGGAGCTGGCATGGGCCTGACGGGCAAGGTGTCGCCCCGGCCCTCCCTCTCCTCTGACCGTCGGGAGTATATGAGCCTGGCAGCGGTGCCTCGTGTCTCCAGGCCATCCCTGGACCTGCAG AGTCCTTCTCCTGCTGGTAAGGACAGCCCAGAGCAGCGCTCCTTCAGGGACAGACAGAAATATTTTGAGATTGACGTGAAGCAGCAGACACCAGAAAAGCCCAAGCCTCGAGTCTCTCTTGTTGGAGAGGATGATCTGAAGAAGATGAGGGAGGAAGAAG AGAGGAAGTTTGAGCAGCGAGCGCGGGAGTACCTGCtggatgaagatgatgaggatgaggaagaggaccTGGCTAAGCAGGTGGCACAGATGAAGGCCACGGGCAAGGTGCTGCTGGACGGAGTGGAGTACAAGGTGGAGCCGGTGTCTTCCCCGTCTCAGCACTGCTCCACACCACCGAGCTATAATGTCACACCACCAAGCTACTGTGGCAGCTCAGG GCCTTCCTCAGTTGATGGGAAAGGAGACTCTCAGAGGAATTCATTAGAGGATAGCTTCAGGCTGGAGCAGAGGCCCAACTCCATGACTGG CCTGATCCCAGTGTACCCCGGGGAATCCACAGCTCCCATCCGCACAGCCAAAGCAGAGCGCAGGCACCAGGAGAGACTGCGAATGCAAAGCCCTGAGCTGGCCGTGGCCCTTGACAAAGACCTGTCCCCTGCTGAGAAACGGGCTCTAGAGGCTGAGAAGAGAGCCATGTGGAGAGCAGCACG AATGAAGTCTCTGGAGCAGGATGCACTGAAAGCTCAGATGGTCATCGCCAAATCTCGGGATGGGAAGAAGCGTGGCACGCTAGACCAGCTGACGGAGTCACCTTCACCTGCCCCCACACCCTCTCCCACTCCGATGGAAG AGCTCAGTCCTCGAGGATTGACATCACCAGGCAGGCTG TCCCTGTCGTCAAAGAAGTTTGACTACCGACAGTTTGCTGCCATTCCTTCTTCCAAACCCGTATACGACATTCAG TCCCCTGATACAGCTGATGATATGCAGTTCATCGATGACGGCTCCAGCAACCCAG gGCCTGCTGCTAGCCTCGAGGTGGAGGTTCCCACCCAGCTGCCCACCACCTCAGCCCTGGAGGAGATGGCCCTGTACAGCAACAAACGCAAACTGAGGCAGGGTCGCCGCAGCCTGGAAACCGCCGTGCCCACGTAA
- the scrib gene encoding protein scribble homolog isoform X8: MLKCIPLWRCNRHVESVDKRHCNLQTVPDEIFRYSRSLEELLLDANQLKELPKPFFRLLNLRKLGLSDNEIQRLPPEVANFMQLVELDISRNDIPEIPESIKFCRALEIADFSGNPLSRLPDGFTQLRTLAHLALNDVSLQDLPTDIGNLANLVTLELRENLLKSLPSSLSFLVKLEQLDLGSNELEVLPDTLGALPNLRELWLDRNQLSSLPPELGNLRRLVCLDVSENRLEELPSELNGLLALTDLLLTQNLLEVIPDSIGCLKQLSILKVDQNRLAHLTDSIGECENLTELVLTENLLQSLPRSLGKLKKLTNLNVDRNRLGSVPKELGGCASLNVLSLRDNRLGKLPAELADATELHVLDVAGNRLQNLPFALTNLNLKAMWLAENQSQPMLKFQTEDDERTGEKVLTCYLLPQQPSPSLENLLQNSVDDSWTDSNLNRVSVIQFQEETKAEEEDDEAAAERRGLQRRATPHPSELKVMKKVIEERRNEAYTSKPDGEEEYPESQEKRLSDLSNQSHDSHVSNSTLSATSHEERHDVTVTSHREDLVDGHCPQEEEELDEMEVEYIEPTVHFAEEPIIRGGDEDDEEDGEDGERSDEEDERPAFPAEKQRLIRKDTPHYKKHFKITKLPKPEAVAALLQGFSPDGISSPTQAADNDQDEDEEEPLIGTPLHNQRMEELEDSRNQVNSSQVKGVSFDQVNNLLIEPARIEEEEHTLTILRQTGGLGISIAGGKGSTPYKGDDEGIFISRVSEEGPAARAGVKVGDKLLEVNGVDLHEAEHHTAVEALRSSGVSVSMTVLRERMVEPENAITTTPLRPEDDYFPRERRSSGLAFNMESSPSGPRQRLSTCLIRNDKGLGFSIAGGKGSTPYRTGDTGIYISRIAEGGAAHRDSTLHVGDRVISINGVDMTEARHDQAVALLTGTSPTIALLVERDLNAPGGSPGLSRARAHSPPPPEPSDSPDQEDGLHGNHLGRMEDEYPIEEVTLVKSGGPLGLSIVGGSDHASHPFGINEPGVFISKVIPHGLACQSGLRVGDRILEVNAIDLRHATHQEAVRALLANKQEIRMLVRRDPSPPGMQEIVIQKQPGEKLGISIRGGAKGHAGNPFDATDEGIFISKVSSSGAAARDGRLDVGMRILEVNNHSLLGMTHTEAVRVLRAVGDSLVMLVCDGFDPQKVAAVEASPGIIANPFATGIVRKNSMESISSIDRDLSPEEMDIIQKESEMVRETSQWEREEMEKVNIGPGPLKLDYKTLAALPTTSLQKVNRAPSSDYTRTDSPIREAPYSPTIQPANIHHTPSPTGRDNISSSTRPGAIQPLGRVRPSTSPATPDGHSPNPFQHGPSPFNSQTSDLYGARNNFHPQPSPESPSPAGKDSPEQRSFRDRQKYFEIDVKQQTPEKPKPRVSLVGEDDLKKMREEEERKFEQRAREYLLDEDDEDEEEDLAKQVAQMKATGKVLLDGVEYKVEPVSSPSQHCSTPPSYNVTPPSYCGSSGPSSVDGKGDSQRNSLEDSFRLEQRPNSMTGLIPVYPGESTAPIRTAKAERRHQERLRMQSPELAVALDKDLSPAEKRALEAEKRAMWRAARMKSLEQDALKAQMVIAKSRDGKKRGTLDQLTESPSPAPTPSPTPMEELSPRGLTSPGRLSLSSKKFDYRQFAAIPSSKPVYDIQSPDTADDMQFIDDGSSNPGPAASLEVEVPTQLPTTSALEEMALYSNKRKLRQGRRSLETAVPT; encoded by the exons GTCACTCTCTTTCCTGGTGAAACTGGAACAGCTGGACCTGGGCAGCAATGAACTGGAAGTTTTG CCGGACACCCTCGGTGCTCTGCCCAACCTGAGGGAGCTGTGGCTGGACCGTAACCAGTTGTCCTCACTACCACCA GAGCTGGGAAATCTCCGGAGACTGGTATGTCTGGATGTGTCAGAGAATCGACTAGAGGAGCTTCCATCAGAGCTAAATGGCCTTTTAGCTCTCACTGACCTGCTGCTCACACAGAACCTGCTGGAAGTCATACCAGACAGCATAG GCTGCCTGAAACAGCTGTCCATTCTGAAGGTGGACCAGAATAGACTGGCCCACCTGACTGACTCAATAGGAGAGTGTGAAAACCTCACAGAACTGGTCCTGACAGAAAACCTTTTACAG TCACTTCCTCGCTCGCTGGGCAAGTTGAAGAAGCTGACCAACCTGAATGTAGACCGCAACCGATTAGGCAGTGTTCCCAAAGAGCTTGGCGGCTGTGCCAGCCTCAACGTTCTCTCATTGAGAGATAACCGCCTGGGCAAATTGCCTGCTGAGCTTGCAGATGCCACTGAATTGCATGTATTAGACGTGGCTGGGAACAG ATTACAAAACTTGCCTTTCGCCCTGACAAACCTCAATCTGAAGGCCATGTGGCTCGCAGAAAATCAGTCACAGCCAATGCTCAAGTTCCAGACAGAGGACGATGAACGTACAGGAGAGAAGGTTTTAACATGCTACTTATTGCCCCAACAACCTTCTCCAAGCCTTG AGAACTTGTTGCAGAACAGTGTGGATGACAGCTGGACAGACAGCAACCTGAACAGAGTATCAGTCATTCAGTTCCAGGAGGAGACCAAagctgaggaggaggatgatgaagcTGCAGCAGAGCGCAGA GGCCTTCAACGCAGAGCCACACCACACCCCAGTGAGCTGAAGGTGATGAAGAAGGTGatcgaggagaggagaaatgaagcCTACACCTCCAAACCTGATGGAGAAGAGGAGTATCCTGAGTCACAG GAGAAACGGCTCAGTGATCTGTCCAATCAGAGCCACGACTCCCATGTGTCCAACAGCACACTGTCTGCCACCTCACATGAGGAAAGGCACGATGTGACCGTTACCTCACACAGGGAGGACCTAGTGGATGGGCATTGTCctcaggaggaggaagagctggATGAGATGGAAGTGGAGTACATTGAG CCCACTGTGCACTTTGCAGAAGAGCCCATCATTCGTGGTGGGGATGAGGATGACGAAGAGGATGGGGAAGACGGGGAAAGGAGCGATGAGGAAGATGAGAGGCCAGCTTTTCCTGCAGAAAAGCAGCGCCTCATAAGGAAAGACACGCCACACTACAAGAAGCACTTCAAGATCACCAAGCTGCCCAAGCCTGAGGCGGTGGCTGCACTGCTGCAGGGCTTCAGCCCCGACGGCATCAGTTCACCAACTCAGGCTGCTGACAATGACCAGGACGAGGACGAGGAAGAGCCATTAATCGGCACCCCTCTGCACAATCAGAGaatggaggagctggaagacagTAGGAACCAAGTCAACTCCAGCCAAGTCAAG GGGGTGTCATTTGATCAAGTCAATAATCTGCTGATTGAACCTGCTCGAATTGAGGAGGAAGAG CACACCCTGACGATCCTACGGCAAACGGGCGGTCTCGGAATCAGCATCGCTGGAGGGAAGGGATCCACGCCTTACAAGGGGGATGATGAG GGGATCTTCATCTCCAGGGTATCTGAAGAGGGTCCTGCAGCCAGAGCCGGAGTTAAAGTGGGAGACAAACTCCTAGAG GTGAATGGAGTAGACCTCCACGAggcagaacatcacacagcagtGGAAGCGCTTCGTAGTTCTGGGGTCAGTGTTTCCATGACGGTGCTGCGGGAGCGGATGGTGGAGCCGGAAAACGCCATCACCACCACACCACTCAGACCAGAGGACGACTACTTCCCGCGGGAGAGGCGGAGCAGCGGCCTCGCCTTCAACATGGAGAGCAGCCCCAGCGGACCCCGGCAGCGCCTGTCCACCTGCCTGATCCGCAACGACAAGGGGCTGGGCTTCAGCATCGCAGGGGGCAAAGGCTCCACGCCGTACCGCACTGGAGATACG GGAATCTACATCTCTCGCATTGCAGAAGGTGGAGCAGCGCACAGAGACAGCACACTGCATGTTGGCGACAGGGTGATATCT ATCAATGGTGTAGACATGACAGAGGCCAGGCATGACCAGGCAGTAGCGCTCCTTACCGGCACCTCCCCCACCATCGCCCTCCTGGTGGAGCGAGACCTGAATGCCCCAGGTGGCTCTCCAGGTCTGTCTCGGGCACGAGCCCACTCCCCTCCACCCCCAGAGCCCTCAGATTCTCCAGACCAGGAGGACGGTCTTCACGGGAACCACCTGGGTCGAATGGAGGACGAGTATCCAATTGAG GAAGTGACCTTGGTGAAGTCAGGTGGCCCTCTGGGCCTGAGCATTGTGGGAGGCAGTGACCACGCCAGTCACCCATTTGGCATCAACGAACCCGGCGTGTTCATCTCAAAG GTGATTCCTCATGGTCTGGCGTGTCAAAGTGGGTTGCGTGTCGGCGACCGAATATTAGAAGTGAATGCCATTGACCTGCGCCATGCTACACATCAGGAAGCTGTGCGCGCCCTACTGGCTAACAAACAGGAGATTCGTATGTTAGTACGGAGGGACCCCTCACCACCAGGCATGCAG GAAATTGTCATTCAGAAACAGCCAGGGGAGAAACTAGGCATCAGTATTCGGGGAGGGGCCAAGGGACATGCAGGAAATCCGTTTGATGCCACAGATGAGGGCATCTTCATCTCCAAG GTGAGTTCGAGCGGTGCAGCTGCACGCGACGGCCGACTGGATGTTGGGATGCGTATCCTGGAGGTGAACAACCACAGCCTGCTGGGGATGACTCACACAGAGGCGGTCCGAGTCCTTCGTGCGGTGGGAGACTCCCTGGTCATGCTGGTGTGTGATGGTTTTGACCCTCAAAAAGTGGCCGCTGTGGAG GCATCTCCTGGCATTATTGCCAACCCCTTTGCCACAGGTATCGTCCGAAAGAACAGTATGGAGAGTATCTCTTCTATAGACCGAGACCTGAGCCCCGAGGAAATGGACATCATACAGAAG GAGTCTGAGATGGTGAGAGAGACATCACAGTGGGAGCGAGAAGAGATGGAGAAAGTG AACATTGGACCTGGACCTCTAAAGCTTGACTACAAAACCCTGGCTGCTCTGCCTACCACCAGTCTGCAGAAAGTCAACAGG GCACCTTCCTCTGATTATACCAGGACTGACAGCCCAATCAGGGAAGCCCCTTACTCTCCAACAATCCAACCG GCAAACATTCACCACACCCCCTCTCCCACCGGCAGGGACAACATTTCATCATCA ACACGACCGGGTGCCATCCAGCCACTTGGCCGTGTGCGGCCAAGTACCTCCCCTGCCACTCCAGATGGCCACAGTCCTAACCCCTTCCAGCATGGCCCCTCCCCCTTCAACTCCCAGACCTCT GACTTGTATGGTGCAAGGAACAATTTTCACCCCCAACCTTCTCCAGAG AGTCCTTCTCCTGCTGGTAAGGACAGCCCAGAGCAGCGCTCCTTCAGGGACAGACAGAAATATTTTGAGATTGACGTGAAGCAGCAGACACCAGAAAAGCCCAAGCCTCGAGTCTCTCTTGTTGGAGAGGATGATCTGAAGAAGATGAGGGAGGAAGAAG AGAGGAAGTTTGAGCAGCGAGCGCGGGAGTACCTGCtggatgaagatgatgaggatgaggaagaggaccTGGCTAAGCAGGTGGCACAGATGAAGGCCACGGGCAAGGTGCTGCTGGACGGAGTGGAGTACAAGGTGGAGCCGGTGTCTTCCCCGTCTCAGCACTGCTCCACACCACCGAGCTATAATGTCACACCACCAAGCTACTGTGGCAGCTCAGG GCCTTCCTCAGTTGATGGGAAAGGAGACTCTCAGAGGAATTCATTAGAGGATAGCTTCAGGCTGGAGCAGAGGCCCAACTCCATGACTGG CCTGATCCCAGTGTACCCCGGGGAATCCACAGCTCCCATCCGCACAGCCAAAGCAGAGCGCAGGCACCAGGAGAGACTGCGAATGCAAAGCCCTGAGCTGGCCGTGGCCCTTGACAAAGACCTGTCCCCTGCTGAGAAACGGGCTCTAGAGGCTGAGAAGAGAGCCATGTGGAGAGCAGCACG AATGAAGTCTCTGGAGCAGGATGCACTGAAAGCTCAGATGGTCATCGCCAAATCTCGGGATGGGAAGAAGCGTGGCACGCTAGACCAGCTGACGGAGTCACCTTCACCTGCCCCCACACCCTCTCCCACTCCGATGGAAG AGCTCAGTCCTCGAGGATTGACATCACCAGGCAGGCTG TCCCTGTCGTCAAAGAAGTTTGACTACCGACAGTTTGCTGCCATTCCTTCTTCCAAACCCGTATACGACATTCAG TCCCCTGATACAGCTGATGATATGCAGTTCATCGATGACGGCTCCAGCAACCCAG gGCCTGCTGCTAGCCTCGAGGTGGAGGTTCCCACCCAGCTGCCCACCACCTCAGCCCTGGAGGAGATGGCCCTGTACAGCAACAAACGCAAACTGAGGCAGGGTCGCCGCAGCCTGGAAACCGCCGTGCCCACGTAA